In one Mucilaginibacter ginsenosidivorax genomic region, the following are encoded:
- the rpsT gene encoding 30S ribosomal protein S20: MANHKSSLKRIRSNAAKRLRNRYQAKTTRNAIKKLRNTTTKADAAALLGKVISMLDRLAKKNVIHKNKASNNKSKLTKFVNGLS; the protein is encoded by the coding sequence ATGGCAAATCATAAATCATCTTTAAAAAGAATCAGGTCAAACGCTGCGAAGCGTCTGCGCAACAGGTACCAGGCTAAAACAACCAGGAACGCTATAAAAAAATTAAGAAACACTACTACCAAAGCCGATGCTGCTGCATTGTTAGGTAAAGTGATTTCTATGCTTGATCGTTTGGCTAAAAAGAATGTTATTCACAAAAACAAAGCTTCAAACAATAAATCGAAGCTTACTAAATTTGTAAACGGCTTAAGCTAA
- the radC gene encoding RadC family protein, which yields MENYENKIGIKSWAEADRPREKLSGQGRRALTDAELIAILIGSGSRNETAVELSKRILHHYENDLNKLGKASISELSKFKGIGEAKAISIIAALEIGRRRNDTESQAPDYINSSRDGYNIMRRHLMDLNHEEFWIILLGRSQKVLGKELISKGGLAATVCDPKIIFHAALQYQASGIILVHNHPSGNLKPSHEDIMLTKKLSAAGRMLDMSVFDHLIITDNGYFSFGDGDLM from the coding sequence GTGGAAAACTACGAAAACAAGATCGGCATAAAGTCATGGGCCGAAGCCGACCGTCCGCGCGAAAAACTCAGCGGCCAGGGCCGCCGGGCATTAACCGATGCTGAGTTGATCGCCATCCTCATAGGCTCTGGCAGCCGTAATGAAACCGCTGTTGAGCTAAGCAAGCGCATCCTGCACCATTACGAAAATGATTTGAATAAGCTTGGAAAGGCTTCGATTTCAGAACTTTCGAAATTTAAAGGAATAGGGGAAGCCAAGGCTATCTCTATTATAGCGGCCCTTGAAATTGGCCGCCGCCGCAACGATACCGAAAGCCAGGCCCCGGATTATATCAATTCCAGTCGTGACGGCTACAACATTATGCGCCGCCATTTGATGGACCTGAACCACGAAGAATTCTGGATAATTTTATTGGGCCGTTCACAAAAAGTGTTGGGTAAAGAATTGATTAGTAAAGGAGGTTTAGCCGCCACCGTTTGCGACCCTAAAATTATTTTCCATGCCGCCCTGCAATACCAGGCCAGCGGTATCATACTGGTGCACAACCATCCCTCGGGCAATCTTAAGCCCAGTCATGAAGATATTATGCTTACCAAAAAACTCTCTGCCGCAGGCAGGATGCTGGATATGAGTGTGTTTGACCACCTTATAATTACTGATAATGGGTATTTTAGTTTTGGAGACGGGGATTTGATGTAA
- a CDS encoding IS4 family transposase, translated as MPKDNFFSGQPVFAQLLSLIPRHIVSKQSQKYSADRYCKSFMSYDHLVTMLYQGFFQCLSLRELVTGLQANRSRLLHLGLTNTPRRSTLSDANSRRPADFFAAAYHQLYRYFYGSLPDSRPSLKKLFIIDSTTISLFSNIMGGAGMSKSNGKRKGGIKAHVMIDAEHNLPCFTLLTEARHHDLVFLQEVQVPPGSIVVFDRAYTNYKQFEAWGAQGIAWVTRQKNDANYQLLSESPVSTYSSEQGVIADQSLLLGRHSNRRKVSLIRARRVVFKDPATQKELAFITNEPTLAPEQIAALYKKRWQIELLFKRIKQRYPLRYFLGDNVNAIQIQVWSMLICDLLVQIVLSQVNKAGKRKWSYANLAAMVKHHLMTYINLMAFLFDPEKALLNYKPPEPTAATLF; from the coding sequence ATGCCCAAAGATAATTTTTTTAGCGGACAGCCGGTATTCGCACAATTGCTTAGTTTGATCCCCCGCCATATTGTTTCAAAGCAAAGCCAAAAGTATTCTGCCGATAGGTATTGTAAGTCATTCATGAGTTACGACCACTTGGTCACGATGCTCTACCAAGGCTTTTTCCAATGCCTTTCCCTGCGTGAATTGGTTACGGGGTTACAGGCGAACCGAAGCAGGCTTCTCCATCTGGGGTTGACCAATACCCCACGCAGGAGCACGCTGTCGGATGCCAATAGCAGGCGCCCGGCTGATTTCTTCGCGGCGGCCTATCATCAACTGTACAGATATTTCTACGGAAGTTTACCGGACAGCCGCCCTTCGCTTAAGAAGCTTTTCATTATCGATTCGACCACGATCTCCCTTTTCTCGAATATTATGGGCGGTGCAGGTATGTCGAAAAGCAATGGCAAAAGGAAAGGCGGGATAAAAGCCCACGTAATGATCGATGCGGAACATAATTTGCCCTGTTTTACCTTACTTACGGAAGCCAGGCACCACGACCTTGTATTCCTGCAGGAAGTACAGGTACCGCCAGGCTCTATAGTCGTCTTTGACCGGGCTTATACCAATTATAAACAATTCGAGGCGTGGGGCGCACAGGGCATTGCCTGGGTTACCCGGCAGAAGAATGATGCAAACTACCAGTTGTTGTCCGAATCCCCTGTTTCTACCTATTCATCCGAACAGGGGGTAATAGCTGACCAGTCCCTGCTGCTTGGACGGCATAGCAACAGGCGCAAAGTATCCCTTATCCGGGCCCGCAGGGTCGTTTTTAAGGACCCTGCCACCCAGAAAGAGCTCGCGTTCATTACCAACGAGCCCACTCTTGCGCCCGAACAGATCGCTGCTTTGTATAAAAAACGGTGGCAGATAGAATTACTGTTCAAACGCATCAAGCAGCGATACCCGTTGAGGTACTTTTTGGGGGATAATGTCAATGCTATCCAAATACAGGTCTGGTCTATGCTGATATGCGACCTCCTTGTCCAGATCGTCCTTTCCCAAGTCAACAAAGCCGGCAAACGGAAATGGTCTTACGCTAACTTAGCAGCTATGGTCAAGCATCACCTGATGACCTATATCAACCTGATGGCTTTCCTTTTTGACCCAGAGAAAGCCTTGTTGAACTACAAGCCGCCTGAACCAACTGCGGCTACGCTTTTCTAA
- the pheT gene encoding phenylalanine--tRNA ligase subunit beta: MKISYNWLKEFIDTDKTPQEISIILTGTGLEVESLEKVQPIPGGLEGLVIGFVKESVAHTNSDHLHVTKVDVGGPEDLQIVCGAHNVAAGQKVVVATVGTTIYPTVGEPFSIKKSKIRGEVSEGMICAEDEIGLGTDHAGIMVLDDDAVVGSLAKNYFKLHDDYMYEIGLTPNRADAVSHLGTARDIAAFLKIGIRKPDVSDFKVDDTSRTIEVVVENEQASPRYAGLTISGVEVKESPKWLKERLAVIGLRSINNIVDVTNYVLHELGQPLHAFDADEITGGKVLVKNYPEGTVFKTLDDVDRKLSENDLIIGNTEEPMCIAGVFGGAKSGVKESTKNIFLESAYFNSVSVRKTAKRHGLKTDASFRFERGTDPDMPVFALKRAALLIQQVAGGKVSSQISDHYPAPVAPFAFEVTYKNIDRLIGQQITHGEIKAIIEALDIKIVGETADSLSLEVPPYRVDVTREVDIVEEILRIYGYNNIHIPTQIRASLNNSQKKEKDTVQNQISDLLTANGFNEILSNSLTKSAYSDNLDVAVKILNPLSSDLDVMRQSLLFSGLEAVAYNQNRRAADLKFYEFGKVYSVKDDKYSEVQRFSVFITGADAAEQWNQKQKPVSFYNLKAIVDGILQRLNITDFVVEDATCSKLAFGLQYMLNGKQLVKFGPVGANARKKTDVDKEVFYADFNFDMVLNAVRKNVIVYQEVSKFPAVRRDLSMLIDKSVSFGQLKQIAQRTERKLLKEVSVFDVYQGDKLPAGKKSYALSFIIQDIEKTLTDKAIDSVMQKLIYNLGKEAGAEIRK, translated from the coding sequence ATGAAGATATCGTATAATTGGCTTAAAGAATTTATTGATACCGATAAAACTCCGCAGGAAATTTCGATCATCCTTACCGGTACCGGTTTGGAGGTGGAAAGCCTGGAGAAAGTACAACCTATTCCTGGTGGCCTGGAAGGGCTTGTGATTGGTTTTGTAAAGGAGAGTGTTGCTCATACCAATTCAGATCACCTGCACGTTACTAAAGTTGACGTAGGTGGCCCCGAAGACCTGCAAATTGTTTGCGGCGCCCATAACGTGGCCGCGGGCCAAAAAGTGGTTGTAGCCACTGTAGGTACTACCATATATCCAACCGTAGGCGAACCATTTTCGATTAAAAAATCGAAGATCCGTGGCGAGGTATCTGAAGGGATGATTTGTGCCGAAGATGAAATTGGTTTGGGTACCGACCATGCCGGCATCATGGTACTGGATGACGACGCCGTAGTAGGATCGTTGGCTAAGAACTACTTTAAATTGCACGACGATTATATGTACGAGATAGGCCTTACGCCTAATCGTGCCGATGCCGTATCGCACCTGGGTACAGCCCGAGATATTGCCGCGTTTTTGAAAATTGGGATCAGGAAACCCGATGTAAGCGATTTTAAGGTTGATGATACCAGCCGCACGATCGAGGTAGTGGTTGAGAATGAGCAGGCAAGCCCCCGTTATGCCGGCTTAACCATCAGCGGTGTTGAGGTTAAAGAATCGCCAAAATGGTTAAAAGAGAGGTTGGCTGTAATTGGTCTGCGTTCTATCAACAATATTGTAGATGTTACCAACTACGTGTTGCATGAATTGGGGCAGCCGCTGCATGCTTTTGATGCTGATGAAATAACAGGTGGCAAGGTGCTGGTTAAGAACTACCCGGAAGGCACTGTTTTTAAAACCCTGGATGATGTTGATCGCAAACTATCAGAAAACGACCTGATAATAGGCAACACCGAAGAGCCAATGTGTATTGCCGGTGTTTTTGGTGGTGCAAAATCTGGTGTTAAAGAATCTACCAAAAATATCTTTTTGGAGAGCGCTTATTTCAATTCGGTATCTGTACGTAAAACGGCCAAGCGTCATGGTTTAAAAACGGATGCATCGTTCAGGTTTGAGCGTGGTACCGACCCGGATATGCCGGTATTTGCTTTAAAGCGAGCTGCTTTGCTTATTCAGCAGGTTGCGGGTGGTAAAGTATCGTCGCAAATTTCTGATCATTACCCGGCCCCGGTTGCGCCTTTTGCGTTTGAGGTTACTTATAAAAATATCGACAGGCTCATTGGCCAGCAAATTACTCATGGCGAGATCAAGGCGATCATCGAGGCGCTTGACATTAAGATAGTGGGTGAAACTGCGGATTCGCTATCATTAGAAGTTCCTCCATATCGTGTTGATGTAACCCGCGAGGTTGATATTGTGGAAGAAATCCTGCGCATTTACGGATATAATAATATTCACATCCCAACTCAAATCAGGGCGTCGCTTAACAATTCGCAAAAAAAGGAGAAGGATACGGTTCAAAACCAAATCTCGGATTTGCTGACTGCCAATGGCTTTAATGAAATACTATCAAACTCGTTAACAAAATCTGCCTATTCAGATAACCTGGACGTGGCGGTGAAAATTTTGAACCCGCTGAGCAGCGACCTTGATGTAATGCGCCAAAGCTTGCTGTTTTCAGGATTAGAAGCTGTCGCCTATAACCAAAACCGCCGTGCCGCCGATTTAAAGTTTTATGAATTTGGTAAAGTATACAGCGTTAAGGACGATAAATATAGCGAGGTACAACGCTTCTCGGTATTCATCACAGGCGCTGATGCTGCCGAGCAGTGGAACCAAAAACAAAAGCCGGTTTCGTTTTATAACCTGAAGGCAATTGTCGATGGTATTTTGCAACGCTTAAACATCACCGATTTTGTGGTTGAAGATGCCACCTGCAGCAAACTGGCCTTCGGTTTACAATACATGCTGAATGGTAAACAACTGGTTAAGTTTGGCCCGGTTGGCGCTAACGCCCGGAAAAAAACCGATGTAGATAAAGAGGTTTTTTATGCCGACTTTAATTTCGATATGGTGCTGAACGCGGTACGCAAAAATGTGATTGTTTACCAGGAGGTTTCTAAATTTCCGGCCGTAAGGCGCGATCTTTCTATGCTGATAGATAAGTCGGTTTCGTTTGGTCAGTTAAAACAGATTGCCCAGCGTACCGAGCGCAAGCTTTTAAAGGAAGTAAGTGTATTTGACGTTTACCAGGGCGATAAGTTGCCTGCCGGTAAAAAATCATACGCGCTGAGCTTCATCATCCAGGACATTGAAAAAACGCTGACCGATAAAGCCATCGACTCGGTAATGCAGAAATTAATTTATAATTTAGGAAAAGAAGCAGGAGCGGAGATAAGGAAGTAA
- a CDS encoding cell division protein ZapA gives MGEISIKINIADRVYPLKVNMEEEEIIRRAAKLINDRIKEYQENYAVRDKQDLLSMCVLHYATSSLKAEKKVNNEDTDVAEKVYQLDHMLNEFFSK, from the coding sequence ATGGGAGAAATCTCAATAAAAATAAATATTGCTGACAGGGTTTACCCCTTAAAGGTAAACATGGAAGAAGAAGAGATAATACGCAGGGCGGCTAAACTAATTAACGACCGGATAAAGGAATATCAGGAAAATTATGCAGTGAGGGATAAGCAGGACTTGCTTTCGATGTGTGTGTTGCATTATGCCACATCATCGTTAAAGGCAGAGAAGAAGGTGAACAACGAGGATACCGATGTTGCCGAAAAGGTGTACCAGTTAGACCACATGCTGAACGAATTTTTTTCGAAGTAA